A window of the Hordeum vulgare subsp. vulgare chromosome 5H, MorexV3_pseudomolecules_assembly, whole genome shotgun sequence genome harbors these coding sequences:
- the LOC123399440 gene encoding uncharacterized protein LOC123399440, with protein MATAAATHAALRVGMKFNPTPKDAVDFYLRRRVLGQPLPDTAGLIHEARVYGSEPKDLAAAFPRLPGTHERFFFTTCKRQKAGRGHKISRTAGAGGWTSNGKKVIENNAGEKIGFRENLRYSYKDESRESDWLMEEYHICGLDQFAVVDGEECVLCKVYVSPGLKPGSVTLQQSEAGDRLLAGSGVAGAHATMAVQQQTPRPPQEPRQSHVIQRPAPPRPQEARQPQVFHKPPVPRALDKRRVAVTTTSTQQAPKRPAHPIAEPPRPKRIRAAVPASAALSAVNAAVRQAIDGCNSMKRPSSHPPAFLSAPPPQHHATMNTRKSNHSLTKDMDDFARSLETDLEVAADQSTIQQGGHQSTIQEEASEDELASRLESQPQEVDMSDLLSWFDADAEELPENSELHVQDEQEGQHEHEHEHARSLDGLVVDERGDDLIAQDLFDVLDDISNGDDLISDGGDKDDWLNLPLSAYNGIMY; from the exons ATGGccacagccgccgccacccacgcTGCGCTCCGCGTCGGCATGAAGTTCAACCCTACGCCCAAGGACGCCGTCGACTTCTACCTCCGGCGCCGGGTCCTCGGCCAGCCGCTGCCGGACACAGCCGGCCTCATCCACGAGGCGAGGGTTTACGGATCGGAGCCCAAGGACCTCGCGGCAGCGTTCCCTCGGCTTCCCGGAACCCATGAGCGCTTCTTCTTCACGACGTGCAAGCGGCAGAAAGCCGGGCGCGGCCACAAGATCTCGCgcaccgccggcgccggcggctgGACTTCGAACGGCAAGAAGGTGATCGAGAACAACGCCGGCGAGAAGATCGGCTTCCGCGAGAACCTTCGCTACTCGTACAAGGACGAGAGCAGAGAGTCGGATTGGTTGATGGAGGAATACCACATCTGCGGCCTGGACCAGTTCGCCGTCGTCGACGGGGAGGAGTGCGTCCTCTGCAAGGTCTACGTCTCGCCTGGTTTGAAGCCGGGGTCCGTCACGCTCCAGCAATCTGAAGCAGGGGATCGTCTTCTTGCTGGAAGTGGAGTTGCCGGAGCACATGCCACGATGGCCGTGCAGCAGCAAACGCCTCGACCACCACAAGAACCACGGCAATCGCACGTGATCCAGAGGCCAGCGCCGCCGCGTCCGCAAGAAGCAAGGCAGCCGCAGGTGTTCCACAAGCCA CCAGTGCCGCGTGCCCTTGATAAACGTCGCGTCGCGGTGACCACCACGTCCACGCAGCAAGCGCCCAAGCGGCCGGCGCATCCCATCGCCGAGCCACCGCGCCCCAAGCGGATCCGCGCTGCTGTCCCCGCATCCGCAGCACTGTCGGCTGTCAACGCGGCAGTTCGACAAGCCATCGATGGGTGTAACTCTATGAAGCGACCGTCTTCGCACCCACCGGCTTTCCTGTCGGCGCCGCCGCCTCAGCACCACGCGACGATGAACACTCGTAAAtcaaatcactcgctgacaaaggACATGGACGACTTCGCGAGGTCATTGGAGACCGATCTTGAAGTGGCAGCTGACCAGAGCACCATCCAACAAGGAGGCCACCAGAGCACGATCCAAGAAGAAGCTAGCGAAGACGAGCTGGCCAGCAGGCTGGAGTCGCAGCCGCAAGAGGTCGACATGAGCGACCTGTTGAGCTGGTTTGATGCCGACGCAGAAGAGTTGCCAGAGAACAGCGAACTGCACGTCCAAGATGAACAAGAAGGCCAACATGAGCACGAACATGAGCATGCGAGGTCACTGGATGGCTTGGTGGTTGACGAGCGAGGAGACGACTTGATAGCACAAGACTTGTTCGATGTGCTCGACGACATCAGCAATGGCGATGATCTGATCAGTGACGGTGGAGACAAGGACGATTGGCTCAACCTGCCTCTTtcggcctacaatggtatcatgtACTGA